CCAAGCTCTGCCTGAATCATCCAGATTTTCTTCTCAATTGCGGTTTTGAGACCAATGAAAATATCTTGGGTACTGAAGTCTTTTTCAACATCGGATACTTCAATGCCGTGTTGGTAAAGGTCTTCCAAGTAACGATAGCCATCAACTAAGTGTGCGAGGCGTTCTGGGGTTGTTTTGTCCCATTCACCAGGCCAGTCTTGAATCTTAGTGTTTTCGGCCATTTCTTTTAAGGTCGAGTAAGGACTGCCATCAAGCGCAATCAGCCGTTCAGAAATGACATCGAGTTGGCTGTCAATTTCTTCCATGAACTCATCCATCAAGGGGTGCAACTTCAAAAAGTTGGGTCCACGCATGTACCAATGCGTCTGATGGATAATCATTGACATCTGGCTCAAATCGGCAACGAGTTGATTTAATACTGCTTTGGTTTTCGTATATTTCATTAGATTGATCTCCTTTCGATATGGTTATTATAACTTAGTGGTAGCTTAATCTGAAACGTTATACACTGGCAAATTAAGTTATTTATAGCCCGTAGAATTAAGTCGTTTTGAAAAGATGGAGACGTTAATTGGTAGATTGTAAAATTAAATAAATCTACAATTGAATTTTATTTACCTTATGAAGATGTTCAAAACGCGTTAAAGGAAAGTGCGCAAAACCCCTTTATACGTACAAAGGATGAATGGGTAGTGGGTAACAATGAGTGTAAATTAAATAAGGCACAAAAAAGGATGCTTAAGGATAAAGAAATATATAATCATTTCAATTTAGAAAATATTTTCAGTTTCATCAAGACGGAGCTAAACAAGATAGTGCATGACATCGATGACTAATACTTTAACACCAAACAGAAAGGGGCTATGAATATATAGGGTCTATAATTACCAAATCGCCCCTCTAAAACATTGAAAGAATAACCCCTAATATCTGCATTATAGATATTAGGGGTTATTTATTTTAATATTAAAGAAATAACTTCTTTCATTTGTCATTTTTTCGATACCCTTTAGAACGATTTTGCCCAGGAAATAAACGATCATGCGATCCGACTCGAATTCCAATTAAGACTAGTTCATCTTTATCAATCGTATAAACAACTAGGACATCGTTAGTTTCGCTTGGCGTTCTGTTTTTCGGGGTATCTCGTAAGTGAAATTCATTATACCCGCTCATTCGCCGATTAAGCTCATGATCTTCAAATTCTGGTGGTAATTGTTGTTGTTCGAGCAATAGGTCAATGGCTGCTCGAACTTCGTCAATAATAGTTTTATCTAAACTGGCTAATCGCTTTAGGTCAGCATTAAAGGTTGCACGTGGTTTAAATCTTAATTTTTTCATTATTTAAACTGACCCCAATAATCATCATTTGATTCAACAATTTCATCGTCAGGTAAAACATGGCGTTTAATTAACTGATCACGTGCAATTGCATATTCTAACGAACCTTCTTTAGCTTTTAATGCTCTTTCTAGCCAGTCCATTTTTTCTTGTGAAACGATGGCTACTGCGCGACTATTTGAACGAGCAATATAAACGGTTTCGTCTTCGTCATTAACTTGATCTAAATATTTTTTTAGGTTAGCGCGAAAATCGCTCTGTGTTAGTGCTAATGTCATATTTACCGCCCTTTCATTGTACTTAATATTGTACTTAATATTGTAC
This genomic interval from Lactobacillus sp. CBA3605 contains the following:
- a CDS encoding DNA starvation/stationary phase protection protein; this translates as MKYTKTKAVLNQLVADLSQMSMIIHQTHWYMRGPNFLKLHPLMDEFMEEIDSQLDVISERLIALDGSPYSTLKEMAENTKIQDWPGEWDKTTPERLAHLVDGYRYLEDLYQHGIEVSDVEKDFSTQDIFIGLKTAIEKKIWMIQAELGSAPEIDE
- a CDS encoding type II toxin-antitoxin system YafQ family toxin, which gives rise to MKKLRFKPRATFNADLKRLASLDKTIIDEVRAAIDLLLEQQQLPPEFEDHELNRRMSGYNEFHLRDTPKNRTPSETNDVLVVYTIDKDELVLIGIRVGSHDRLFPGQNRSKGYRKNDK
- a CDS encoding type II toxin-antitoxin system Phd/YefM family antitoxin, yielding MTLALTQSDFRANLKKYLDQVNDEDETVYIARSNSRAVAIVSQEKMDWLERALKAKEGSLEYAIARDQLIKRHVLPDDEIVESNDDYWGQFK